In one Arachis duranensis cultivar V14167 chromosome 9, aradu.V14167.gnm2.J7QH, whole genome shotgun sequence genomic region, the following are encoded:
- the LOC107465345 gene encoding cyclin-H1-1: protein MADFLTSTHRAKWIFTPQQLVEKYRDASQRAIQTLEKCGATLMEVDSDGTMSYPEPQNSVKDNAEKHSRSKPLSIEEEQSIKVFYENKLQEVCKNFHFPHKIQATALIYFKRFYLHWSVMEHQPKHIMLTCIYAACKIEENHVSAEELGKGISQDHQMILNNEMIVYQSLEFDLIVYAPYRSLEGFMDDMEDFCNASEDQLQMLKRLQDTARLEIDKMMLTDAPLLFPPAQLALAALRSSVALHQVIDFDSYLSSLFSRQNSTHTMSELIEALNTIDSLVMKYKFPSDKELKHINRKLKSCWGQSSHDEGKKREKKSKHKSKKSSSEAHNAPPPA, encoded by the exons ATGGCGGATTTTCTGACCTCTACCCACCGTGCCAAGTGGATCTTCACTCCTCAACAGTTG GTTGAAAAATATAGAGATGCTAGTCAGAGAGCCATACAAACTTTAGAGAAG TGTGGAGCAACTCTGATGGAAGTAGATAGTGATGGGACAATGTCATATCCTGAACCTCAGAATTCTGTGAAGGATAATG CTGAAAAGCATTCTCGGTCAAAACCTCTCAGTATTGAAGAAGAACAATCTATAAAAGTGTTTTATGAAAACAAGCTACAAGAAGTTTGTAAAAATTTCCACTTCCCTCATAAGATCCAG GCAACGGCCCTTATCTATTTTAAAAGGTTCTACCTGCACTGGTCAGTAATGGAACATCAGCCAAAACATATAAT GTTGACCTGCATATATGCTGCTTGTAAGATAGAAGAAAACCATGTCTCTGCTGAGGAGCTTGGTAAAGGGATCTCACAGGATCATCAAATGATTCTCAATAATGAGATGATAGTTTATCAG AGTTTGGAATTTGATCTTATTGTTTATGCACCATATCGTTCACTTGAAGGTTTTATGGATGATATGGAG GACTTTTGCAATGCTAGCGAGGACCAGCTTCAAATGTTGAAG AGATTACAAGACACAGCTAGATTGGAAATTGATAAAATGATGCTTACAGATGCACCACTTTTATTTCCTCCTGCGCAG TTGGCTTTAGCTGCTTTGCGCAGTTCAGTTGCACTCCATCAAGTTATTGACTTTGACAG TTATCTGAGCAGTTTATTTTCTCGTCAAAACTCCACACATACAATGTCCGAGCTTATTGAAGCACTTAACACAATTGATTCTTTG GTTATGAAATACAAATTTCCTTCAGATAAAGAATTGAAACATATCAATAGGAAACTGAAGTCTTGTTGGGGTCAAAGCTCTCATGACGA GGGAAAGAAGCGAGAGAAGAAATCAAAGCACAAGTCGAAAAAGAGCTCGAGTGAAGCACACAATGCGCCGCCTCCTGCCTAG